The following is a genomic window from Bacteroidia bacterium.
CTGCAATGCCGCAGTTTCACGGTTCGTGAAGCCGCCCGCTTGCAGACGTTCCCTGACAATTATCTTTTCTGCGGTCCAACAACAGCGCAATACACACAGGTCGGAAACGCCGTTCCGCCACTGCTTGCGAAACAGATTGCGGATATTGTTCTGGACATTTTGAAACAGGCAGGAGTCAAGACCTGATGGATAAAGTGACGAAAGAGGTGCGGAGCCGGAATATGTCACGAATCCGCTCAGAAGACACAACTCCCGAGCTGATAGTCCGACGACTCATCCATCGTGCAGGATACCGATACCGATTGCACCACCGCGACCTTCCCGGTCGACCGGATCTGACATTCAGTTCTCTGAAGAAGGCGATTTTCGTTCACGGATGCTTCTGGCATCGTCACAGCT
Proteins encoded in this region:
- a CDS encoding very short patch repair endonuclease; amino-acid sequence: MDKVTKEVRSRNMSRIRSEDTTPELIVRRLIHRAGYRYRLHHRDLPGRPDLTFSSLKKAIFVHGCFWHRHSCSNGTVVPATRTEFWLEKFRTNVARDAAALQQLRLNGWTVLIVWECETRVGDHTQLQSRLIRFLES